The DNA region TAAGCGTCAACTTAAGTTCTGGCCTCAAGTCCCAACCGGGTTTAGGTAAAAAAATCCATACTTTGCAAATTCAACACCATCTCTGTTGATTTTGACAATAGTTACTTTCTTCAGTGACACTTTACATGAGTACACAATGAGGCAACGGGTATTGATCGAGAAGTTCTTTAAGGCTATGGCTAGATCATTGGAATTGGAAGAGAATTGCTTTCTAAAGATGTATGGAGAAAATGCTATCATGAATGCAAGATTCAATTTCTTTCCTCCATGTCCGAGACCAGACAAGGTTATTGGGATTAAACCGCACGCTGATGGCTCGGCTGTCACACTTCTCTTACCAGACAAAGATGTCGAAGGGCTTCAGTTTCTCAAAGATGGGAAGTGGTATAAAGCTCCAATAGTCCCTGATACAATTCTGATCAATTTAGGAGACCAGATGGAGGTAACTTAATCATATAGATATGTTTTTGTAAGATTGATTGGTGTAGGTTTGATCTTATGTGTGTGTGGTCAGATAATGAGCAATGGGATATACAAGAGTCCAGTTCATAGAGTGGTTACAAACAGAGAAAAGGAAAGGATATCTTTGGCAATGTTTTGTGTACCGGGTCCAGACAAAGAGGTTCAGCCAGCGGATGGGCTTGTGTCTGAGGCAAGACCAAGATTGTATAAAACAGTTACCAAGTATGCGGAGCTCCACTACAAGTACTATCAACAGGGTCGAAGAACCATTGAAGCTGCATTGATCTGATAAAATACTTTTCATATATTGGGTCTGTTTGCTTGTTGTAACTTGGAACTTTGAACTCTAAGAACATATCGTTTGACGTTATATATCAAAGCTAATGATCAGTGGTGGTGAGCAAAGCTCCTGGAATGAAATTGCCTTCTTTGATGGACTCGTCAAATTAAAGGATTGGATAGTTGGGTGATGCTTTGCTAATCGCTTTACAATTGAGGCTACTTTAACCATTGATACAAAACCGTAACTACTgaacataataagaaaaaactGATTTATTGATAAAGGTTTGTTAATATATCACAAGTTCCaacttccaaaataaaataaacaaagaaaatgctGAAGAAGCTGAGTAGCAAAACGAGGTCTCTTCCTCCGCCACAAAAACCTCAACAGGCGGCACAATAGCCTTGACCGCCACAACGACCACCACCAAAACGACCACCGACAAAAAGATTAGGAGGTCCACGACCGCCGAAATAAGGACCACGACCACCGATAAAAGGACCACGACCACAACCACGACCATAACCACCTACAAAACGACCAAAACCGTTATATTCCTCATCAGAAGATGATTCATCCATAGGCACGCTCTCTGCCTCAGCCTTTACAGATCCAGTTTTAACTTCATTATTTGACTTAATCAATGAGATCAATAGATCCATcttttcttccatctttttttcCATCTTTTGAAGACGAACACCAAACCCTTCCATTATCTCCATCGCATCAGATATTTCTTCTCAATCGTCATGTCTTTCTTCTGGTTCTCCAAATTATCTTTAAGCGTCGACGTCGTGTCCTTAATCACACAAGGAGCTGCTTCAGCATTGGTGGCGGATTTATTgtccatgaagaagatgagaagaacgTCTCTAGgttacaaaaagagagaaagtgcAAACCCTAGACAGCTGCTTAAGGAAGAAGGTATTTGTAGagtctttctttttataaaagcTAATTGCGTAAAAACAAAGCCATTGAGCAATCTCTTTATcttgttattttgaaaaatgtaataaaaaggTTATATAATAAACTACAAATCCTAAAAGTAAAAAGATTACCCTTTTTTCAAAAAGGTATATgaacatatattaataaaaaagaaattatgcaataaattacaaatcttaaaactaaaaagattataattactatttttgaaaatataaaataataataatgtaatatcttattatataaaccttagttttcaatgttagtaattcatataatcgcgagATGTGtca from Camelina sativa cultivar DH55 chromosome 3, Cs, whole genome shotgun sequence includes:
- the LOC104777850 gene encoding protein SRG1 isoform X2; translated protein: MNHGITEAFLDKIYKLTKQFFALPTEEKQKCARETGSIQGYGNDMILSDDQVLDWIDRLFLTTYPEDKRQLKFWPQVPTGFSDTLHEYTMRQRVLIEKFFKAMARSLELEENCFLKMYGENAIMNARFNFFPPCPRPDKVIGIKPHADGSAVTLLLPDKDVEGLQFLKDGKWYKAPIVPDTILINLGDQMEIMSNGIYKSPVHRVVTNREKERISLAMFCVPGPDKEVQPADGLVSEARPRLYKTVTKYAELHYKYYQQGRRTIEAALI
- the LOC104777850 gene encoding protein SRG1 isoform X1; the encoded protein is MEKPKFKTVQEVIAAGEGLPERYLHAPTGDGESQPLNSPVPEMDIPAIDLNLLLSSSEEGQQELKKLHSALSTWGVVQVMNHGITEAFLDKIYKLTKQFFALPTEEKQKCARETGSIQGYGNDMILSDDQVLDWIDRLFLTTYPEDKRQLKFWPQVPTGFSDTLHEYTMRQRVLIEKFFKAMARSLELEENCFLKMYGENAIMNARFNFFPPCPRPDKVIGIKPHADGSAVTLLLPDKDVEGLQFLKDGKWYKAPIVPDTILINLGDQMEIMSNGIYKSPVHRVVTNREKERISLAMFCVPGPDKEVQPADGLVSEARPRLYKTVTKYAELHYKYYQQGRRTIEAALI